In the Halobacteriovorax sp. GB3 genome, CAATAATTCTTCATGTTTAATCCATGAATCTTCCAAGAATTGGTGAAAAGATGACAATTCTTGCCCACGGTTTTGCGGGACTTTTTTATAAAAGTCGCAGTAATTGCACAAATGCCGGCAAAACGGGAAATGAATATAGAGTGAATCAGCGTTATATCTTTCCATCATTACTTTTTCATTAGAGTTACGTTATCCTATACCTCAGAATAGAAATAAAAAATAGAGGATCTATGAATTTTGAGAAAACTAGACTAGCTAATGGACTAGAAACAATATTTATCAACTCACCTGGTTCAACTTCGGCAACGGTGCAAATTTGGTTTAGGGCCGGTAGTGCTTTAGAAGAAAAATCAAACGAAGGTATTGCTCACTTTTTAGAGCATATGTTTTTCAAGGGAACCCAGACAAGGCCTGGAGCTGCTATTGCTCACGAGGTAGAGTCATTTGGTGGTGAAATCAATGCTTTTACTTCATTTGATTTCACTTGTTACTACATCAATACTCCTAGCTCACACCTCATGCAAACAACTGATATTTTAATGGACATGGTTTCTAATCCAATGTTCCTACACGATGATATCGTTCCAGAGAGAGGTGTTGTTTTCGAAGAGTATAGAAGATCACAAGATAACCCGAATCAATTTGCGTTTCAAAAGATTCAAAAGTCTTGCTTCACTGGTGGTTATGCTCATGCAATTCTAGGTAGAGAAGATACCATCAAAAACTTTAGCCAAGAACAACTCAAAGACTTCAGAACAAAGTTTTATAATACAAATAATGCTTTCCTTGTCATCGCAGGAGATCTTTCACAAAAAGAAGAGATCATCAAAAAAGTAGAAAGCTTCACAATGCCAGAAGGCGAGTTTTCAAACTTCCCTAATTTTACACTGAAAAAGAAAGCAGCTCTTGATGTTCATCAAAAAGATGTTCGAATGATGACGATGACTCTTTCTACTCAAGCTCCTGAATATGATCACAGAGATGCTGCGGCAGAAGATCTCGCCTACAACACTCTTGGTCACGGAGAAACTTCGAGACTTTATAAGAACCTCATTCTTAAAGGAACTCTCGCCAACTCTTGTGCGAGTTCAACAATGTTTATGGCAAAAGGTGGAATTCATCTTCTTAGAGTTTCATTTCCAGAAGAAAACTTCTCAAAAGTTCTCTCTCAATTAACTAAAGTCTTTAAAGAACTTTCTGATAAAGGATTTTCTAAAGAAGAGATTCAAAAAATTAAAAACCAATATGTAGCTTCTAAACTATATGACAAAGAATCACTTGATTCTTTTACATTTTCTATGAGTTCAACTTATGCTCAAACAGGTGATTTAAATAGTGAGGAAGATTTCCTTGCCCAAATAAAAAAGACATCAGTAAATGGAGTTAACGAGGCCATAAAAAATATCCTCTCTCGCCCATTTCACATTTCGATGCAAACTCCAAAGCATCTCAAACAAGCAGACGTAAAAAAGACTCTCGCCAAATTTCAAAAGGATCTTGAAACAATTAGTCCTAGAAAACTAAAAGAGAAGTCAAAGCTCAAAATAGATAAATCTAAATACGATGAACAAGTTAAAGTTGTTACTCTAAAAGAAGGAATTAAACTTCTCTATCGTTACAATCCAATGACTCCAACATTTGTTTTTCATGGCTACCTCAAAGGTGGTCTCACAGAAGAGTCTAAAAAGAACAATGGGATTCACCATCTACTTTCTGGAACAATTGCTAAGGCCTACAAAGGAAAGACTTATCCTAAGTTAAAGCAAATCCTAGAAGATAATTCCGCAAGCCTTTCTGGTTTTTCAGGAAAGAATGCATACGGAATGACAATGCATGGTCAAACTGAACATATTGAAGAACTTCTCACGCACTTCCTTGGTTGTTTCATTACTCCAAGTTTTCCTAATAATTTAATTAATCAGGAAAAGAAAATCACTCTCCGTGGAATTGAAAGTCAAAAAGAAGATCCTATTAGACATTGTTTTAGAGCATTCAGTACAAATATCTTTAATGGACATCCCTACTCTTTCAATATGAATGGAACAGAGGATACGGTTAAAAAGATAAAGCGTGAAGACATCATTAAGCTTCACAATAACAACATCAAGAAGAAGGAAATTCTCTTCACATATTGTGGAGATCTCTCTCTTGAAGAAGTTATCAATCTTGTTACTCCAAGAATTAAAGACCTTAAAAAGAGAACGACAAAAAAGCTTCAAAAGAAAAGTTATAAGTCGATCTCTAAACACGTCTACATTCCATTTGATAGAGAACAAACTCAAATCTTCTACGGAGTTCCAAGTGGAGATTTAAACTCAAAAGAGAATACGATTTTTAAGATGTTAACGAGTCACCTTTCTGGTCAATCTTCTGAGCTATTTGTTGAAGTTCGCGATAGACAAGGTCTTTGTTATACAGCTCAACCTCTTCACTTCAACGCGCTCGAAGGTGGATACTGGGGAATTTATATGGCCAGCGGCCACGATAAAATAACTCCGGCCTTCAAGGCCATTCAAGATATTATCGCTAAAATTCGCGACAATGGATTATCAGAAGAAGAATTTAATAGAATTAAAGTTATGATCGAAGGTCAAAATCTCATCAATGTCCAAACAAATGAAGATTATGCCAATGTGTATGCTGTCCCTACTCTGCAAGGCATGGGTGTCGACTACTATCACAAATCGAATAAAGCGATTAACGATCTAAGTTACGAAGACTTCCAAAAGCAAATTAAAAAAGTTCTCTCAAGAAAGTGGACTTCAGTTGTTGTTGGACGCTCTGATAAATAGCTTCAATATAAGGTCTTGATTTCTTTTGAGATCAAGACCTTCATTTTTATAATTATGAGGCCTTAAGGTTCTTCGTTATAAGAAATGAAAAATCTTCTTTGCTATGTGTGTGATTTTTCTTCTGCACAATCCTTATTAAATTCGTAAGTGTTTCAAATTGATAGGAAAGAGTATGGTAAAACTCATCGATATCATAAAAGCTTGGAACCATTGAATTTAAGCGCTTGTAGGCCTGTCTCCCAACATCATGATAGTAACTTAAATTTAAAATCTTCTCATTAACAGAATCAGAGAAGTAACCACATAGAATTAAAGAAGTATCTCCAACATCTTGCAAAACCTTCTTCGCCTGCGTTCTCGACATCTCTCCTGTTTCTAATAATTTAAGACCTAATGTTTTTTCTCTAACCTTGCCTTCGACTATCTCAAAGTATTCATGAGCATGGGCATAGCGATCCATGACAAGACTTGAATAATAGATAGTTTCATTGGGTAGTGGTCGAGATGACTTTTGATTTACGCCTTGAAGCTCGTCAAAGAAAAATGACTGAAGGCTTGATTCTAGAATAATTTCCGATGCTTTACTCTCGGTACTCACGCAACCCCCTTCGGTGTTCTAAATATAGTTTATCAAACGGCGAAAAAGTTTCCAAAGGGGTCTCTTTTTTCCGCGTTTATATGCTATAAGAGGGCTGAAATACGATATCATAGAAGAAGGCCCTATATCACTTGTGGCCACTTTAAGAGGTAATTCCTTGGCATACGAAATAAACTTCACACTAAAAACA is a window encoding:
- a CDS encoding M16 family metallopeptidase — translated: MNFEKTRLANGLETIFINSPGSTSATVQIWFRAGSALEEKSNEGIAHFLEHMFFKGTQTRPGAAIAHEVESFGGEINAFTSFDFTCYYINTPSSHLMQTTDILMDMVSNPMFLHDDIVPERGVVFEEYRRSQDNPNQFAFQKIQKSCFTGGYAHAILGREDTIKNFSQEQLKDFRTKFYNTNNAFLVIAGDLSQKEEIIKKVESFTMPEGEFSNFPNFTLKKKAALDVHQKDVRMMTMTLSTQAPEYDHRDAAAEDLAYNTLGHGETSRLYKNLILKGTLANSCASSTMFMAKGGIHLLRVSFPEENFSKVLSQLTKVFKELSDKGFSKEEIQKIKNQYVASKLYDKESLDSFTFSMSSTYAQTGDLNSEEDFLAQIKKTSVNGVNEAIKNILSRPFHISMQTPKHLKQADVKKTLAKFQKDLETISPRKLKEKSKLKIDKSKYDEQVKVVTLKEGIKLLYRYNPMTPTFVFHGYLKGGLTEESKKNNGIHHLLSGTIAKAYKGKTYPKLKQILEDNSASLSGFSGKNAYGMTMHGQTEHIEELLTHFLGCFITPSFPNNLINQEKKITLRGIESQKEDPIRHCFRAFSTNIFNGHPYSFNMNGTEDTVKKIKREDIIKLHNNNIKKKEILFTYCGDLSLEEVINLVTPRIKDLKKRTTKKLQKKSYKSISKHVYIPFDREQTQIFYGVPSGDLNSKENTIFKMLTSHLSGQSSELFVEVRDRQGLCYTAQPLHFNALEGGYWGIYMASGHDKITPAFKAIQDIIAKIRDNGLSEEEFNRIKVMIEGQNLINVQTNEDYANVYAVPTLQGMGVDYYHKSNKAINDLSYEDFQKQIKKVLSRKWTSVVVGRSDK